A genomic region of Synechococcus sp. NOUM97013 contains the following coding sequences:
- a CDS encoding mechanosensitive ion channel family protein — protein MNFVLPPLFGTVSPGDIVVEILSWLAFLQRWTVLTQLLVVLAVMVIARTRSMQLGMSRYRHRFQQLVPEALRVLIGPALILITAGGFALAQAPFGLLRYFGLLWLGWNLFTPLKLLVERVNPRFPIGEVETTLFKPIYVFSATLSLLSLLGSRENLARIGIATLFGVDITLGKIYTAIVAIYLIVTVASRPAALMAWLSGVVFGVKQRNQRGLELLFRYSVIGIGVIGVAYYIGITGNAFIAIAGGLSVGIGFGTKEIISNFISSIWLLFEGSVRPGEILMINGDPCTVRKLGLRATQLRRGRDGAELLIPNQNFFTQEAASYTATETSRRDSVEVGTAYDHDPDRVIKILLEVAKEHSKVKEYPPASAFVTEFADSSINYKMLFWVADPLDAFAVGSDLRRAIWKRFDKENITIPFPQRQVYPMEWPPSKQTSLRPQLQAEILPETESQEDVS, from the coding sequence AACCGTCTCCCCTGGAGACATTGTGGTGGAGATCCTGAGCTGGCTGGCCTTCCTGCAGCGCTGGACCGTCCTCACCCAACTGCTGGTGGTCTTGGCAGTGATGGTGATCGCAAGAACCCGAAGCATGCAGCTCGGGATGAGTCGCTATCGCCATCGCTTTCAGCAACTGGTCCCTGAAGCCTTGCGCGTCCTGATTGGGCCGGCGCTCATCTTGATCACAGCGGGTGGTTTCGCCCTGGCGCAGGCCCCATTTGGCCTGTTGCGTTATTTCGGACTTCTGTGGCTGGGATGGAACCTGTTCACACCTCTCAAGCTGCTCGTGGAGCGGGTCAATCCCCGCTTTCCGATCGGAGAAGTGGAGACCACGCTGTTCAAGCCGATCTATGTGTTTAGTGCCACGCTTTCACTGCTAAGCCTGCTCGGAAGCCGGGAAAACCTGGCGAGAATCGGCATCGCCACACTGTTTGGTGTTGATATCACCCTCGGCAAGATTTACACCGCCATCGTGGCGATTTATCTGATCGTGACCGTTGCCTCAAGACCAGCGGCTCTGATGGCCTGGCTCAGCGGTGTGGTGTTTGGCGTCAAGCAACGGAACCAGCGCGGCCTCGAGCTGCTATTCCGTTACAGCGTGATCGGCATTGGCGTAATCGGCGTTGCCTATTACATCGGGATCACGGGCAACGCCTTTATTGCCATTGCCGGTGGACTCTCAGTGGGCATCGGCTTCGGCACCAAAGAAATCATCTCCAACTTCATCAGCAGCATCTGGCTGCTGTTTGAAGGATCCGTCCGACCAGGAGAAATCCTGATGATCAACGGGGATCCCTGCACCGTGCGCAAACTTGGTTTGCGTGCCACCCAACTGCGGCGAGGGCGGGACGGCGCCGAGTTGCTGATTCCCAACCAGAACTTTTTCACCCAAGAGGCGGCCTCTTACACAGCTACGGAAACCTCCCGTCGCGACAGCGTGGAAGTTGGCACTGCTTATGACCATGACCCCGATCGCGTGATCAAGATTCTGCTGGAGGTCGCAAAAGAACATTCAAAAGTGAAGGAGTATCCACCGGCATCGGCCTTTGTCACCGAATTTGCCGACTCCTCCATCAACTACAAAATGCTGTTCTGGGTTGCCGATCCCCTGGATGCCTTTGCTGTGGGCAGTGATCTGCGACGCGCCATCTGGAAACGTTTTGACAAAGAGAACATCACCATTCCCTTCCCGCAGCGTCAGGTGTATCCGATGGAATGGCCACCCAGCAAGCAGACCAGCCTCCGCCCCCAACTCCAAGCCGAAATCCTTCCAGAAACCGAGAGCCAAGAGGACGTCAGCTAA
- a CDS encoding mechanosensitive ion channel family protein — MLLQLLSRHGRNLGSSLAKAIRRPVLIGLGLTLYVSWITHQTNRQLTLVAQSGVDRLSMTMLIASITWAVMNVGQTLLLSASMRHWIQIEDQQDEAMLINVLSRLYTILVLLIATAALMVNFGIPSAAIATVLGGAGIGFTFATQQISQNFLSGFMLFFNRPFKEGDWISANNLEGTVEKIGWYYTRIRTFERRPLHIPNSVFATTPITNPGQMYNRRIKANISLRYEDLDRIQGITEDVKTMLEEHPDIDHNQIILVNFNAWDSSSINMMVYCFTDTTVWKEWLEIQQKIFLQIAAIVKRSGADFAFNCTTLYPAPDAKVTALKSTVDQISQAA; from the coding sequence ATGCTGCTGCAGTTGCTGAGCCGGCATGGACGCAATCTGGGCAGCAGCCTGGCCAAGGCCATTCGCCGACCGGTGCTCATCGGTCTTGGACTCACCTTGTATGTGAGCTGGATCACGCACCAAACCAATCGCCAACTGACTCTGGTGGCGCAATCGGGCGTGGATCGACTGTCGATGACGATGCTGATCGCCAGCATCACCTGGGCCGTGATGAACGTGGGGCAGACGCTGCTGCTCTCCGCATCCATGCGCCACTGGATTCAGATTGAAGACCAGCAGGACGAAGCCATGCTGATCAATGTGTTGAGCAGGCTCTACACAATTCTGGTACTGCTGATCGCGACAGCTGCATTGATGGTGAACTTCGGAATTCCATCAGCAGCGATTGCCACCGTGCTGGGCGGCGCGGGAATTGGCTTCACGTTCGCCACACAGCAGATCAGCCAGAACTTCCTCTCCGGCTTCATGCTGTTTTTCAATCGCCCCTTCAAAGAAGGCGACTGGATCAGTGCCAACAACCTGGAAGGAACGGTGGAAAAAATTGGCTGGTATTACACACGAATTCGCACCTTTGAGCGGCGACCGCTGCACATTCCCAATTCAGTATTTGCCACAACGCCGATCACCAATCCCGGTCAGATGTACAACCGCAGGATCAAGGCCAACATCAGCCTGCGCTACGAAGACCTGGACCGCATCCAGGGAATCACTGAAGACGTGAAAACCATGTTGGAAGAGCATCCTGATATCGACCACAACCAGATCATCCTGGTCAATTTCAATGCCTGGGATTCATCCTCCATCAACATGATGGTTTACTGCTTCACCGACACAACGGTCTGGAAAGAGTGGCTGGAGATCCAGCAAAAGATCTTCCTGCAGATTGCCGCGATCGTGAAGCGCAGTGGCGCTGACTTTGCCTTCAACTGCACCACCCTTTACCCCGCACCAGACGCCAAAGTCACAGCCCTCAAAAGCACCGTCGATCAAATCAGCCAGGCCGCATAA
- a CDS encoding ABC transporter permease — MGRYWRTLRRFWGTAVAVQLEYQANVLIELLAVAMSLSGSLLLLSLFYGPDQTLGGWSWAQALMVQGLYTVFDGMATTWLRPNLGAIVTHVREGTLDFVLLKPIDSQFWLSLRTLSPAGLPEIGLGLGLLAWGSHQAGVVVSLPALFAVLVMLLAGGLILYSLWFLIAATSIWFVKTWNATEVLRALLASGRYPLSAYPPTLRLLFTFVLPVAFLTTVPAQVLLGEAAVPMLLAGLALALLFFAIARAFWLFALRFYTSASS; from the coding sequence ATGGGACGGTACTGGCGAACCCTGCGTCGCTTCTGGGGCACCGCTGTGGCAGTGCAGCTGGAATATCAAGCCAATGTGTTGATTGAGCTGCTAGCGGTGGCGATGAGCCTCAGCGGCAGCCTGTTGCTGCTCTCGCTGTTCTATGGCCCCGATCAGACGTTAGGGGGCTGGAGCTGGGCCCAGGCTCTGATGGTGCAGGGGCTCTACACGGTGTTCGACGGCATGGCCACCACCTGGCTCCGACCCAACCTCGGGGCGATCGTCACCCATGTGCGGGAGGGCACCTTGGATTTCGTGCTGCTCAAACCGATCGACAGCCAGTTCTGGTTGTCGTTGCGCACGTTGTCGCCAGCAGGGCTGCCGGAAATCGGTCTTGGATTGGGGCTTTTGGCCTGGGGCAGCCATCAGGCCGGTGTGGTGGTCAGCTTGCCTGCCCTGTTTGCCGTGTTGGTCATGTTGCTGGCCGGTGGCCTGATCCTCTATTCGCTCTGGTTTCTGATTGCCGCCACCAGCATCTGGTTCGTCAAAACCTGGAATGCCACTGAGGTGTTGCGGGCACTACTGGCCTCCGGTCGTTATCCGCTCAGTGCCTATCCGCCGACCCTGCGCCTGTTGTTCACGTTCGTGCTGCCGGTGGCCTTTCTCACGACTGTTCCCGCCCAGGTGTTGCTGGGTGAGGCGGCGGTGCCGATGTTGTTGGCGGGCTTGGCTTTGGCGCTGCTGTTCTTTGCGATCGCACGTGCCTTCTGGTTGTTTGCCCTGCGCTTCTATACCTCCGCGTCCAGTTGA
- a CDS encoding ABC-2 family transporter protein, translated as MRIFGLNRRIIRVLLGSQYAHMLEYRAEIALWALSGVLPFIMLSVWSGSDARSGLGLDGVALDRYFLSAFLVRQFSVVWVVYAFEEDALLGRLSPYLLQPLHPLWRYVAAHLGEQLTRLPFAALIAAVFFAVQPQAFWLPSFGGFLLAWLATWMAFAIAFLFQSLIAALCFWSEKASALERLQFIPFLFLSGLLAPLTAFPPAVRAVAEWTPFPYLIDFPARVLAGQPVDLLAGFGAQLAWIALLLPLVLLLWRAGVRRYSAMGA; from the coding sequence ATGCGGATCTTCGGGCTTAACCGGCGGATCATCCGGGTGTTGCTGGGGTCCCAGTACGCCCACATGCTCGAGTACCGCGCCGAGATCGCCCTCTGGGCTCTCTCCGGAGTGCTGCCTTTCATCATGCTCAGCGTCTGGAGCGGCAGCGACGCGCGCTCAGGGCTGGGGCTGGATGGTGTGGCCCTGGATCGTTATTTCCTCAGCGCCTTTCTGGTGCGCCAGTTCTCGGTGGTGTGGGTGGTGTATGCCTTTGAGGAAGACGCTCTTCTCGGTCGGCTATCGCCCTATCTGCTGCAACCGCTGCATCCGCTTTGGCGTTATGTGGCAGCCCACCTGGGCGAGCAGCTCACACGTTTGCCCTTCGCGGCTCTGATCGCGGCCGTGTTTTTTGCAGTGCAGCCCCAGGCCTTCTGGCTGCCGTCGTTCGGGGGGTTCCTGCTGGCCTGGTTGGCCACCTGGATGGCCTTTGCCATCGCCTTCCTGTTCCAGAGCCTGATTGCAGCCCTCTGTTTCTGGAGTGAGAAGGCCAGCGCCCTGGAACGTCTCCAGTTCATCCCCTTCCTGTTCCTTTCCGGGTTGTTGGCGCCACTCACGGCTTTTCCGCCGGCGGTTCGGGCCGTGGCCGAGTGGACGCCGTTCCCGTATCTGATCGATTTCCCGGCGCGCGTGCTGGCGGGCCAACCCGTGGATCTGTTGGCGGGTTTCGGGGCCCAGTTGGCCTGGATCGCCTTGTTGTTGCCGCTGGTGCTGCTGCTCTGGCGGGCTGGCGTGCGGCGTTACAGCGCCATGGGGGCCTGA
- a CDS encoding ATP-binding cassette domain-containing protein produces the protein MIQVEGLSKIYRVAEKQPGLAGTLRHFVRRRTRDVTAVQDVSFRIEPGEMVGFLGANGAGKTTTLKMLCGLIHPSAGDVQVAGHRPQRRQAEFLRRITLVMGQKQQLLWDLPPMDSLRVNAAVYGIPDGVARRRINELADLLELGEELTRPVRKLSLGQRMKAELLAALLHEPEVLFLDEPTLGLDVNAQARVRQFLAEYNRRTGATVLLTSHYMADITALCPRVLLIHQGRLFHDGPLEVLADQLAPEREVRLELESPVEPEALAGLGRLELMEGCDVRLLVPRDQLTVVVAQLLERFAVRDLDVTDPPIEELIGGLFRQGRV, from the coding sequence GTGATTCAGGTCGAGGGGCTGAGCAAGATCTACCGGGTTGCCGAGAAGCAGCCCGGACTGGCCGGCACCCTGCGCCATTTCGTTCGCCGCCGCACGCGGGATGTGACGGCGGTGCAGGACGTCTCCTTTCGGATCGAGCCCGGCGAGATGGTGGGTTTTCTCGGCGCCAATGGCGCCGGCAAGACCACCACCTTGAAGATGCTCTGCGGGTTGATTCACCCCAGTGCTGGGGATGTGCAGGTGGCGGGGCACCGGCCGCAGCGCCGTCAGGCGGAGTTTCTGCGCCGGATCACTCTGGTGATGGGTCAGAAGCAGCAGCTGCTCTGGGATCTGCCGCCGATGGATTCACTGCGGGTGAATGCGGCCGTCTACGGCATTCCCGATGGTGTGGCTCGGCGGCGGATCAACGAGCTGGCGGATTTGCTGGAGCTGGGGGAGGAGCTCACCCGGCCGGTGCGCAAGCTTTCCCTCGGTCAGCGAATGAAGGCCGAACTGTTGGCGGCGCTTTTGCACGAGCCGGAGGTGTTGTTTCTCGATGAACCGACGCTGGGGTTGGATGTGAATGCCCAGGCCCGGGTTCGCCAGTTTTTGGCCGAGTACAACCGGCGCACGGGGGCAACGGTGCTGCTCACCAGCCATTACATGGCTGACATCACAGCGCTGTGCCCCCGGGTGCTGCTGATTCACCAGGGGCGGTTGTTCCACGACGGCCCCCTTGAAGTGCTTGCCGATCAGCTGGCTCCGGAGCGGGAGGTGCGGCTGGAGTTGGAGTCGCCCGTGGAGCCGGAAGCTTTGGCTGGTTTGGGACGGTTGGAGTTGATGGAGGGGTGTGATGTGCGGCTGCTGGTACCTCGCGATCAGCTCACTGTCGTGGTGGCCCAGCTGCTGGAACGTTTTGCGGTGCGCGATTTGGATGTGACTGATCCGCCGATTGAGGAACTGATCGGTGGGTTGTTCCGCCAGGGCCGGGTCTGA